The proteins below come from a single Natranaerofaba carboxydovora genomic window:
- a CDS encoding coiled-coil domain-containing protein, whose product MKKEHKYNFNKYKLYSKLKSNKIKYYPIILLILFVLFSFSPLARSFDIEDLKEIGEIKELDDVDKELLSDLTEEEQKVQSEIFNLSREIESLEEEQKTIEEEIDKTREDLEEARAQKEEQEEELQELEAELKEVFRSFQRTGPLSYFEMVLEAEDLRDFLRRLNVIKDVFSNINNLFGGYIEERNQLAEIEEDITEELLRQYELEEELEENIAQVMDKKEEQQEILESVQAELQDFEEQMNRLETIWIERTRPFLTELAAVLESFIEDQRLDEDKIDISGTFLNPVAELSEENFNSFFEEEEELPDLFFEFKEDEVFLELPGGNLTFKGEIVSVGDTELSFEIMEARFFDIYLGEQVIEELTRDINLGFDFAAEMGSYQITEVTMKEGKLVLDIEATFFR is encoded by the coding sequence ATGAAGAAAGAGCATAAATATAATTTCAATAAATATAAACTGTACTCCAAATTAAAATCAAATAAAATCAAATATTATCCGATTATCCTACTTATACTATTTGTATTATTTAGTTTTTCACCTCTTGCTAGAAGCTTTGATATAGAAGACCTCAAGGAAATAGGTGAAATAAAAGAATTAGACGATGTTGACAAAGAACTTCTCTCAGATTTGACAGAAGAAGAACAAAAGGTCCAGTCGGAGATATTTAACCTTTCAAGGGAGATAGAAAGCCTCGAAGAAGAACAAAAAACAATAGAAGAAGAGATAGATAAGACAAGAGAAGATCTAGAAGAAGCAAGGGCCCAAAAAGAAGAACAAGAAGAAGAACTTCAAGAACTAGAAGCAGAACTAAAAGAAGTGTTTAGGTCTTTTCAGAGGACAGGTCCTTTATCATATTTTGAGATGGTACTTGAAGCTGAAGACTTAAGAGATTTTCTTCGCCGTTTGAACGTGATAAAAGATGTTTTTTCAAATATTAATAACCTGTTTGGCGGATATATTGAAGAAAGAAACCAACTAGCCGAGATAGAAGAAGATATTACCGAAGAGCTATTAAGACAGTATGAGCTAGAAGAAGAGCTAGAAGAAAATATTGCCCAGGTCATGGACAAAAAAGAAGAACAGCAGGAAATCTTAGAAAGTGTGCAGGCAGAACTTCAGGATTTTGAAGAGCAGATGAACCGTTTGGAGACAATTTGGATAGAAAGAACCCGCCCCTTTTTGACAGAACTGGCCGCAGTTCTTGAGAGCTTTATTGAAGACCAAAGACTAGACGAAGACAAGATTGATATTAGTGGTACTTTTCTTAACCCGGTAGCGGAGCTGTCTGAAGAGAACTTCAACTCCTTTTTTGAAGAAGAAGAGGAGCTGCCGGATCTGTTTTTTGAATTCAAAGAAGATGAAGTGTTTTTAGAACTTCCCGGAGGAAACTTAACCTTCAAAGGTGAGATCGTCTCTGTAGGTGATACAGAGCTGTCTTTTGAAATTATGGAAGCAAGATTTTTTGATATATATCTTGGGGAACAAGTGATAGAAGAACTAACCAGAGATATTAACCTTGGCTTTGACTTTGCAGCAGAGATGGGAAGTTATCAAATTACAGAAGTTACAATGAAAGAAGGTAAGCTAGTGCTTGATATTGAAGCAACATTTTTTAGATGA
- a CDS encoding FMN-binding protein, with protein sequence MKKLLILMLAMMVTTFMGFAVGCEEEPAKEEDPKEEEEKLEEEEKEEEEEEAVDEFDDVALENVEGLMAEDKDLEDGEYEGSAEGYGGELEVQVVIEDGGLEDVEVLLHSESAAEMLEVEEATEEVPARIVDAGGTDGVDGISGATETSEAVALAVEDAFGAEPIEDEDEDDEEADEEADEEEEETYTGVGEGYNDDIELEVTMEEGQIVDIQVLSHEETEDFWDGDEASAVETIDDIIEEQSTDVDTETGATGASEGIVEAVEDAVGDEI encoded by the coding sequence ATGAAAAAATTGTTGATTCTTATGCTTGCTATGATGGTTACAACATTCATGGGATTTGCCGTAGGTTGTGAAGAAGAGCCGGCTAAGGAAGAAGACCCCAAAGAGGAAGAAGAAAAACTTGAAGAGGAAGAAAAAGAAGAAGAGGAAGAAGAAGCTGTAGATGAATTTGATGATGTAGCGCTAGAAAATGTTGAAGGTCTTATGGCAGAAGATAAAGACCTAGAAGATGGTGAATATGAAGGTAGTGCTGAAGGTTATGGAGGAGAGTTAGAAGTTCAGGTAGTGATTGAGGATGGAGGCCTTGAAGATGTTGAGGTCTTGCTTCATTCGGAGTCTGCGGCTGAGATGTTAGAAGTAGAAGAAGCTACGGAGGAAGTGCCTGCAAGAATAGTAGATGCCGGAGGAACAGACGGTGTTGATGGAATTTCAGGAGCAACTGAGACAAGTGAAGCCGTTGCTCTTGCTGTTGAAGATGCATTTGGAGCAGAGCCTATAGAAGATGAAGACGAAGATGACGAAGAAGCCGATGAAGAAGCCGATGAGGAAGAGGAAGAGACTTATACAGGAGTTGGGGAAGGCTATAACGATGACATAGAATTAGAAGTGACAATGGAAGAGGGACAAATTGTTGACATTCAAGTTCTAAGCCATGAAGAAACTGAAGACTTCTGGGATGGAGACGAAGCAAGTGCTGTGGAAACAATTGATGATATTATCGAAGAACAAAGCACAGATGTGGATACAGAGACAGGAGCGACTGGTGCAAGCGAAGGTATTGTAGAAGCAGTAGAAGACGCAGTCGGAGATGAAATTTAG